DNA sequence from the Atribacterota bacterium genome:
CTGTCTTTCGTTTTCTTTGAAAAGTTCGCCGTATCTAACATCTTTGTTCCCCATTACATCATATACGTTATCTACACCCTGCAGATACATTGCTATTCTTTCCACACCGTATGTTATTTCCAAAGGAATTTCCGATAGCGAAACGCCCCCAACTTGTTGAAAGTATGTAAACTGAGTAATCTCCATTCCATCCAGCCACACTTCCCACCCTAATCCCCAGGCTCCCAAAGTGGGTGATTCCCAATTGTCCTCAACGAAGCGGATATCATGTTCTTTGGGATCAATCCCCAGGTCAAAAAGGCTTCGCAAATAGAGTTCCTGAATGTCAGAAGGAGAGGGCTTGATAATCACCTGGAATTGATAATGCTCATAGAGCCGGTTAGGGTTTTCACCATATCGCCCATCAGTAGGACGACGCGATGGTTCACAGTATGCCACTCGCCATGGCTCGGGACCCAGAACTCGCAGAAATGTCGCTGGATTCATAGTCCCCGCCCCAACTTCGATATCATACGGTTGCACGAGCACACAACCCTGCCGTTTCCAGTAATCACTTAAGGTTGCAATAATGTCCTGAAAAAACACGCGTCTACCCCCAGAAAACACATCGAAGATACACTATATCAACCCGAAAAGCTCCTGTCAACTCACCGGAATCAAAGAAATCGTGTTCTCCATCCTTTCATTGCAAGCGGGTGCATGCCTTGGCTACCCATACACCCGCCAAAAAATTTATTTACTCTTTTTGTTTTCTTTCGGACGATATTTTCCATAGCTACCAGCGAATATTTTGCCCCGTTTGGTCCGTCGATCTCCTTTTCCCATTTTTTTTGCCCCCTTTCTTTTCAGAGTCAATGCCAATCAAAAAAATTGTATCAATACAGGTCAAGGGTTTTACGTCACCCACCTCAAAAAATGCCATAGAGGGAGAACTTTTTTTTCCAGATGGTGCGAGAGGTACAACGACAGCAGTGCATCAACATCCTGGAATTGTTCCATGGTAAGATGAAGCTTCAGGGTTTCATCAAGAGAAGAGCGAAAGAGATATTCGAGAACTTTCCCCGAGAGTGGAGAAAGGAAAAGGGTATCGTCCTTTTCTTGGTTACAAAAACGGCAAATCCTTCCACCCTCAGAGAGAACCAAAAAACTCTCTTCCCGACCAAAACTTTTTCCACAACGTGCACATACTGTAAGCCGAGGCACAATACCAGAGAAACGCAAAAGCATTACCCGAAAGCGCAAGGTTAAAAGATAGCACCTGGTGTCTGTTCCTTGTAACCGCAACATCGCTTGCCACAAATCCAAGAGCTCTTCAAGAACGGGCTCTTCCGGTTTTTCAAACTCAAACACCTTATCAAGGATATAGAGCAAATATTCACCACTAATCCACGTTCCTCTTTCCCCGAACAGGTTTCGAAAAGAATGCTGGATCTTGGCCTGCACAAGATTGGTCATTCCCGAAGCAGTATAGAAGAAAAACTCACAAAAATTAAAAAGGTCGAGAGCTGCGCCAAAGCGATTCCCGAGTTTACGAGCCCCTTTAGCGATAGCCTGAAACTTCCCTCGTCGTCGAGTAAAAAGGGTGAGGATGAAATCCATTTCTCCAAATTCGATTCGTTTGACAATAATTCCTTCATCCCGAGCGTAACGGCTGGTCGCACTCACTGGATTCGGTATCCCCACCTCCGTAGGATGTTTTCCCGCTTCCTCCAGTTTTTTTCCACCTTCACCCAGAGGTCGAGAAAAACCTTTCGCCCCCACTGGGTTTCAATTTCTTCCCGAGCACTCTGTCCAATCTTTTTGAGCATTTTTCCACCTTCCCCAATGATAATGCCTTTGTGGGATTCTTTTTCCACGTATATGGTAGCCCGGATATAGAGCACCGCTTTTTTCTCCTTAAACTCTTCCATCCGAACTTCCACCCCATAGGGCACCTCTTCAAAGGTGGACCAAAAAACCTTTTCTCGAATAACTTCGGCTACAACATCACGCTCAAAACTATCCGAGATCATGTCATAATCGTAGTATGCAGGTCCTTCGGGAAGATATGGAATGATCTTTTCAATGAATTCAGGAATCCCTTCGCCGGTTAAAGACGAAACAGACGTTTTTTCCCGGAAAGGAAAGCTCCCCTCAAAGCTCTGAATAAGTTCCTCGACCCTCTTTTCAGAAACCAGATCTTTTTTATTCACCAGAAGGAACACTGGCTTGGGAAAACCCTCGAGAAGCGAAAGGTACTGGGCGTCTTTCCCAGTATCCACAAAGGGGTCAATCAGGTAACAGAGAAGATCAAGACCAACCAAAGAGGATCTAACTTCCTCCAGCATAAATTTGCCCAGCTCATCCTGGGGAACATGAAGCCCCGGGGTATCAATAAAAACAACCTGCGCATTACCTCGATGGAGAATCCCCTTGAGCCGTTTTCGGGTCGTCTGGGGTTTAGGCGAAACAATGGCCACCTTCTGCCCCAAAATCCGGTTCAGCAATGTGGATTTTCCAACGTTTGGTTGACCCCAGAGACCCACAAAGCCTGATTTAAAACTCATGGCATTCCCCCTCCGTGAAGGCGGAAACCGTACGGTAAGAGTTCATCGAGGTGAAACACCTGAAAATCGAGCGATGATGTAGCACTGATAATTTCAAGAGCAGGAGCAAACTCAAAAAGGACCTGCCGGCAAGCGCCACAGGGAAGACAAAAGGTAGACGCATCAGAAACAATGGCGATTTTCTGAAAATGTTGCGCTCCACTACTCACCGCTTTGACCAGCGCCACTCGCTCCGCACAGATGGTGAGCCCAAACGAGGAATTTTCCACGTTACAGCCGGTAAAAATCTTTCCACCATCCCCAAGCAGTGCAGCACCCACCCCAAAATGGGAATATGGAGCATACGCATACGCTTTTGCTTCCCATGCCTTTTTGACCAGACTTTTCCGCAATTGCCACTCTCTCGTAAGATTGAGGAGTTCTTGGGCTCTTTTCGCCATCTCTTTGCTCTCTTCTTCCGTACTATCCTGATACCCCAGGAGGTGCAGTAAACCATGAATAAAAAGTAGAAGAATCTCCTCTCCCACCCTGTATCCCTGTTCCTGCGCCTGCTCAAAGGCTACGGGAACACAGATAAGAATTTCTCCCCATATTTTATCCCCCTCTTTCTCTCCATAAGGAAAAGCAACCACATCGGTATCAACATCCTGATGGAAAAATTGCCTCTTGATCGCTCGTATCTCTTCTTTATCCAAAAAACCAACACTCAAGATACCTTCTGGAGAAACGTTTTCACTCTGAAAAACCAGCATCGCCACATCCTGAAGCGTCTGTCGACTCACTCTGACTCTTTTTTTCACTTTATCGATCAATTCGATGCGTAACATCCTTCTTCCGGCCATTTTTGGTCTCCTCAATTTCCGGATACGCAATCCGAGTATGAAACAATCCGTTAATAAGCACGGTAAACTTCTGAGCAACACGGTGCAGGTCTTGCAGGGTTAAAGAAGACTCGTTAAGCTGCCCATCGCGTAAATACGTATCGATAATCCCATTAACCATGGTCTCAATACGCTTTGGAGAAGGGTTATCAATACAACGCACCGCTGCCTCAATACTATCAGCTAAAAAAACCAGGACTTCTTCTTTGGTGTGTGGCAACGGACCGCCATACCTGAATTCCACTTCTTCAACGGTTTTTTCTCCCCTCCCCAGAGCCTTATTATAGAAATACCGAATCAAGCTTTTTCCATGGTGGCGGCGAATAATTTCCCGAACTTCCAATGGCAATCGGTACTGGATAGCAAGGTCTAAACCATCTTTGACATGTTTTTGAATCACCAGGGCACTCAAAGTAGGAGAAAGGCGATCGTGGACGTTATTCCCCGGTAGCTGATTTTCAACAAAAAAATATGGTCTTTTCAATTTCCCAATATCATGGTAGTATGCCCCTACCCTTACAAGAAGAGGATTGGCTCCAATCTCCTCTGAAGCAGCTTCGGCAAGGTTTGCTACCATCAAGCTATGGCTATAGGTTCCAGGCGCTTCCATGAGTAACCGCTGTAAGAGCGGATACGTCGGATTTAAAAATTCCACCAAATGAATGTCTGAGGTAAAACGCAAGGTACTCTCAAAAAAGGAGATACCCCCCAGCGCAACGATTGCTCCAAGAATCCCTCCTCCAAACCCATACAGCGCGTTACCCATCGTGTCAACCGAAGTCGCTCCACTCTGAAGACTAAAAAATACGTTCAAGACCAGATTTACGAGGGCGACTTCAAAGCCCACTTGTACCAGGTCTTTCCTTTTTAAGCTCTTTCCCAAAATGAAAATGGGCAACAGCAAATTAAAGTAAAGGTACACAACCTGGAAAAAATCGGCACGCATACCCCAGACAAAAAGGGGGAAAATAACCAGCGACTCACCCAGTGTAAAACTCCGACCGAGAAGTGCAAAAAGAACCAAAGGAATCGCACTCAGAATCACCAAACGGTCTGAAAAACGAAACAAAGCACTATTTAAAGTCAACGTACCCGCAACCACGACAATGCGAAGGAGTAAAAAAGCATTACGCTCCAAAAAAGTGGGATCGAAGCGTTTCAGGTAATAATACTCCACACTCAAACATCCTCCGATGAGGAGAACGAGTGTGAGCAGGCGTACCCAGAAATGTTCACTCCGTAAAAGTCCCAGAATCTCAAGAGTCTTTACCTCGCTGGCCGTGACCATCCTTCCCCGGGACACAATCACCGTCCCCCGGGGAATCGTACGCAAAACCGGCTTGACTGATTGCAAAGCTTCCAAACGTTTTTTCTGAGTTGCTTCGGAATCGACGATCGCATTCGGCCTTAAAAAACGATACAAAAGAAAACTTACCACCCGGCTTGCCTCAGCGGAAAGATGCATCGCATCCAGCTCTGCGTTCATTTCCAAAATGGTTTCCCCTAAACCTTCCTGTCGGATCGGCTGGAAAAGATACCGTACAAGGAGCCCCAAAAAGGTATTTTTCACCTCCTGATATTCTTCTTCGCGAGCGTAGACCAGTTGCTCAAAAGTACCCCGCGTAATTTTCCATTTTCCGCAGAAAACATCCTGGGCTTGCGGGGAAACCAGCAGCGTTCCGCTCCGGAACTCCTCGATGGCTACGAAAAATTCGTTCACCTCTTTTTTGAGACTCTCATTGATACTCTCATCCACGCGGTATTCTGGTGCCAGACTTGACAGAACCTGCCTCTTCAATTCCTCAGTTTTTTCTGCATCCACGATTTCTATCGTTTTACTGGCCACAATATCAAAATTGGCGACTTCTCCCTCCTGAATGCGAAACTCCTGGGGGGTATAAAAAAACCAGAAAATGAAAAACAGAGCAATCCCGTAAAGAGGGAAATTAAGGGTCCGAAAGGAGAAAAAAGCAAGTCTACTTTTGACGATTTTTTTCAAATCTTTCATAAGCCAGAATAATTTCCTGAACTAAATGATGGCGCACAACATCCTTCTCGCTCAGGTAAACAAACTCGATCCCAGAAATGTCTTTGAGGATTTCCTGCACCACGATAAGGCCGGACCGCTTCCCGGCGGGTAAGTCCACCTGGGTAATATCCCCAGTCACCACCACCTTCGAACCAAAACCCATTCTGGTTAAAAACATCTTCATCTGTTCAGGAGTGGTATTCTGAGCCTCATCAAGCACGATAAATGAATCGTTGAGGGTCCTTCCTCTCATATAGGCCAATGGTGCAACTTCGATAACACCCTTTTCACTGTACTTCTGAAATCGTTCCGGGGAAAGCATTTCATAAAGGGCATCATACAGAGGACGCAAATAGGGTTCAATCTTCTCCTTTAAATCCCCCGGTAAATAACCCAAACTTTCTCCCGCTTCCACCGCCGGTCTTACCAGCACAATCCGGTTCACTTCTTTTTTCTGCAAAGCGTTACAGGCCATCGCCATAGCCAAATACGTTTTACCGGTCCCTGCCGGACCAATGCAAAAAACGATTTCTCGCTCTTTTATAGCCCGAACATACCGGAGTTGCCCCAGGGTTTTGGCTCGGATGACCTTGTGTGAAG
Encoded proteins:
- a CDS encoding PhoH family protein, coding for MSAEATLRDCEFRLPLRSVQETQKFFGQLDANIRILEEVFEIEVHTEGDALVIRSQKKPELLPVACSFLEELTSFFQEETAITPEDLRKMALSFKENRKAWWKSALEETIFVTASHKVIRAKTLGQLRYVRAIKEREIVFCIGPAGTGKTYLAMAMACNALQKKEVNRIVLVRPAVEAGESLGYLPGDLKEKIEPYLRPLYDALYEMLSPERFQKYSEKGVIEVAPLAYMRGRTLNDSFIVLDEAQNTTPEQMKMFLTRMGFGSKVVVTGDITQVDLPAGKRSGLIVVQEILKDISGIEFVYLSEKDVVRHHLVQEIILAYERFEKNRQK
- a CDS encoding 30S ribosomal protein THX, which gives rise to MGKGDRRTKRGKIFAGSYGKYRPKENKKSK
- the recO gene encoding DNA repair protein RecO, giving the protein MSATSRYARDEGIIVKRIEFGEMDFILTLFTRRRGKFQAIAKGARKLGNRFGAALDLFNFCEFFFYTASGMTNLVQAKIQHSFRNLFGERGTWISGEYLLYILDKVFEFEKPEEPVLEELLDLWQAMLRLQGTDTRCYLLTLRFRVMLLRFSGIVPRLTVCARCGKSFGREESFLVLSEGGRICRFCNQEKDDTLFLSPLSGKVLEYLFRSSLDETLKLHLTMEQFQDVDALLSLYLSHHLEKKVLPLWHFLRWVT
- a CDS encoding glycine--tRNA ligase subunit alpha; the encoded protein is MFFQDIIATLSDYWKRQGCVLVQPYDIEVGAGTMNPATFLRVLGPEPWRVAYCEPSRRPTDGRYGENPNRLYEHYQFQVIIKPSPSDIQELYLRSLFDLGIDPKEHDIRFVEDNWESPTLGAWGLGWEVWLDGMEITQFTYFQQVGGVSLSEIPLEITYGVERIAMYLQGVDNVYDVMGNKDVRYGELFKENERQFSIYNFEEANTDALFTLYDIYRKEFERLMERGLLFPAYEQLLKCSHTFNLLDARNAISVAQRQTFIRDIRAMASKCAKVFVEAEGGKNE
- a CDS encoding HDIG domain-containing metalloprotein — its product is MKDLKKIVKSRLAFFSFRTLNFPLYGIALFFIFWFFYTPQEFRIQEGEVANFDIVASKTIEIVDAEKTEELKRQVLSSLAPEYRVDESINESLKKEVNEFFVAIEEFRSGTLLVSPQAQDVFCGKWKITRGTFEQLVYAREEEYQEVKNTFLGLLVRYLFQPIRQEGLGETILEMNAELDAMHLSAEASRVVSFLLYRFLRPNAIVDSEATQKKRLEALQSVKPVLRTIPRGTVIVSRGRMVTASEVKTLEILGLLRSEHFWVRLLTLVLLIGGCLSVEYYYLKRFDPTFLERNAFLLLRIVVVAGTLTLNSALFRFSDRLVILSAIPLVLFALLGRSFTLGESLVIFPLFVWGMRADFFQVVYLYFNLLLPIFILGKSLKRKDLVQVGFEVALVNLVLNVFFSLQSGATSVDTMGNALYGFGGGILGAIVALGGISFFESTLRFTSDIHLVEFLNPTYPLLQRLLMEAPGTYSHSLMVANLAEAASEEIGANPLLVRVGAYYHDIGKLKRPYFFVENQLPGNNVHDRLSPTLSALVIQKHVKDGLDLAIQYRLPLEVREIIRRHHGKSLIRYFYNKALGRGEKTVEEVEFRYGGPLPHTKEEVLVFLADSIEAAVRCIDNPSPKRIETMVNGIIDTYLRDGQLNESSLTLQDLHRVAQKFTVLINGLFHTRIAYPEIEETKNGRKKDVTHRIDR
- the cdd gene encoding cytidine deaminase; its protein translation is MAGRRMLRIELIDKVKKRVRVSRQTLQDVAMLVFQSENVSPEGILSVGFLDKEEIRAIKRQFFHQDVDTDVVAFPYGEKEGDKIWGEILICVPVAFEQAQEQGYRVGEEILLLFIHGLLHLLGYQDSTEEESKEMAKRAQELLNLTREWQLRKSLVKKAWEAKAYAYAPYSHFGVGAALLGDGGKIFTGCNVENSSFGLTICAERVALVKAVSSGAQHFQKIAIVSDASTFCLPCGACRQVLFEFAPALEIISATSSLDFQVFHLDELLPYGFRLHGGGMP
- the era gene encoding GTPase Era translates to MSFKSGFVGLWGQPNVGKSTLLNRILGQKVAIVSPKPQTTRKRLKGILHRGNAQVVFIDTPGLHVPQDELGKFMLEEVRSSLVGLDLLCYLIDPFVDTGKDAQYLSLLEGFPKPVFLLVNKKDLVSEKRVEELIQSFEGSFPFREKTSVSSLTGEGIPEFIEKIIPYLPEGPAYYDYDMISDSFERDVVAEVIREKVFWSTFEEVPYGVEVRMEEFKEKKAVLYIRATIYVEKESHKGIIIGEGGKMLKKIGQSAREEIETQWGRKVFLDLWVKVEKNWRKRENILRRWGYRIQ